From Apium graveolens cultivar Ventura chromosome 9, ASM990537v1, whole genome shotgun sequence, the proteins below share one genomic window:
- the LOC141685006 gene encoding toll/interleukin-1 receptor-like protein yields the protein MASTSNFESTAPSFSSSPPSTWDVFLSFYGKDTRRNFISHLYYALDQAGIPTFIDDRALDMGQEISSGLLDGVKDSKMFVVVFSENYARSPWCLQELVYILDCKKTKIQVIPVFYYVDPSDVGHQKGSFGEAFDDHYKKKRYSPDIIDKWRLSLAQIGKISGYHLKKHADNYEPLSYSSTYKHNEFHYIAI from the coding sequence ATGGCTTCCACTAGTAATTTTGAATCAACTGCTCCTTCTTTTTCTTCCTCTCCGCCTAGCACCTGGGATGTCTTCTTGAGCTTTTACGGGAAAGACACTCGCAGAAACTTTATTTCACATCTTTACTATGCTCTGGATCAAGCTGGAATTCCAACATTCATAGATGATCGTGCTCTTGACATGGGCCAAGAAATTTCATCCGGGCTACTGGATGGAGTTAAAGATTCGAAGATGTTTGTCGTGGTTTTCTCTGAGAACTATGCTCGTTCACCATGGTGCCTTCAAGAGCTCGTATATATCCTAGATTGCAAGAAAACAAAAATTCAGGTTATTCCTGTTTTTTACTATGTTGATCCATCAGATGTAGGTCACCAGAAAGGGAGTTTCGGTGAAGCTTTTGATGATCATTATAAGAAGAAGCGCTACTCTCCTGACATAATTGACAAGTGGAGATTATCTCTTGCACAAATCGGCAAGATATCAGGATACCATCTCAAAAAACATGCAGATAACTATGAGCCTTTATCTTATTCGTCCACCTATAAACATAATGAATTTCATTACATTGCTATTTAG
- the LOC141682461 gene encoding uncharacterized protein LOC141682461, with protein MELSNDVRAIGICGMGGIGKTTTAKAFYNKYYTNFDSCCFIENVKQFSVEGSPLLPILQQLLIAFLSRKDYKVHDVDSGLRQLEQILCSKKALVVLDDLDQSSYLEFLVEHCNLFSAGSRIVITTRDVHLLNQLEIDSLIDVDVYMVKKLGKLDSLDLFNYHAFGKVTPPASLRVLSESYITYAGGLPLALKLLGSLLRGRTLPQDEVFWKDILQKVRKNPENKILKILQVSYNELDDVTLKSLFLDIAFFFVRKYKFEAVDIFNACGYHPDSEIKILLERCLLTLDKNNMFHMHDLIQDMGRGISKSTRLFLRENAWDHLQNQNQKELDKIEGLILDLTWSMEKQINSQVFERLPKLRLLEMRDVHGMEGHFENSFHELRCIRWNYCTWTELPSSFRPKKLVSIDMPFNKLKILWDDARPFMNLKMINVNYSVNLKTTPNFGNSKSINKLFFRGCESLLKVHPSIRELTGLDVLDLTECIKMKVSAETLGLSSELRCLYLGYCGNLKQLPKQLGGMKWLKELDASHTAITELPDSITQLKELVYLKLDGCKKLKKLPEQFGNMVGLRIFCAVFSAIEQLPDSSVGLINLESLDLKGCKNLRNLPNSLWKLESLRVLDLGMCSKLKRLPNELEKMQCLEELNASSTGIEEVPDSVGLLSRLRVLNLANCNKLKCLPDSVWNLTSLTHLNIFQENIDRINLPEKVKDTKLVALSLYCDVILWLPVILSFFSLKQLVLRDVGESSGLTKPFSLSKLYNLQHLSLYNCKYFGSSFPELPLSMRHLNLHRHATLVHLPDLSGLKKLRKLGINRYTSLQSLPPLPPHLQSLRIYECTSLTHLSDMSMLNELSDLQFGKLKSLGSIKSLPVSIHNLLIGLLLVIDVRKHFLPFYKVEVPKIADWFSYKSSGRTVSFDIPTLSADKFLGLALSVLFTSKSNRHNYSMKADVTNITNGTTRSCLIPVFAGIKGEEVYYVVKCIRGDFISMRSGDRIKILLQRQLYNLGGDEVVGYEGGKVEMFAAHVIKKTSSTPDFPSVLEDLINSFYPRANKLTRCLCLCWLLFILWYHFILILNLF; from the exons ATGGAATTATCAAATGATGTACGTGCAATTGGGATCTGCGGGATGGGTGGAATCGGGAAAACTACTACTGCCAAAGCTTTCTACAACAAATATTACACCAATTTTGATAGTTGCTGCTTTATTGAAAATGTCAAACAATTTTCAGTAGAAGGTAGTCCTCTACTTCCTATACTTCAACAACTATTGATTGCATTTCTTAGTAGGAAGGATTATAAGGTTCATGATGTTGATAGTGGACTTAGACAACTTGAACAAATTCTCTGTTCCAAGAAAGCACTCGTAGTTCTGGATGATTTGGACCAGTCAAGCTATTTAGAATTTCTAGTAGAGCACTGCAATTTGTTTTCAGCCGGAAGTAGAATTGTTATTACGACAAGAGATGTACACCTGCttaatcaattagaaattgaTTCTTTAATAGATGTAGATGTGTACATGGTGAAGAAATTGGGAAAACTTGATTCTTTGGACCTCTTTAATTATCATGCGTTTGGAAAAGTAACACCGCCTGCAAGTTTAAGAGTGCTCTCAGAAAGCTATATAACCTATGCTGGAGGTCTTCCTTTAGCTCTGAAATTGTTGGGTTCTTTATTGCGAGGTAGAACTCTACCTCAAGATGAGGTATTCTGGAAAGACATACTTCAGAAAGTTAGAAAAAATCCAGAGAACAAGATACTGAAAATTCTCCAAGTAAGCTACAATGAGTTGGATGATGTAACTTTGAAATCATTATTTCTCGATATTGCATTCTTCTTTGTCAGGAAGTACAAATTTGAGGCTGTTGACATATTCAACGCCTGTGGTTACCATCCAGATAGTGAAATTAAAATTCTATTGGAAAGGTGTCTACTCACGCTTGATAAAAACAATATGTTTCATATGCATGATCTTATACAAGACATGGGAAGGGGAATTTCCAAGAGCACACGCTTATTCTTGCGGGAAAATGCCTGGGATCATTTGCAAAATCAGAATCAGAAG GAATTAGATAAAATTGAAGGTCTTATCTTAGATCTAACTTGGTCAATGGAGAAGCAAATCAATTCCCAGGTATTCGAGAGGCTTCCCAAATTGAGATTACTTGAGATGCGTGACGTTCACGGTATGGAAGGACATTTCGAAAATTCGTTTCATGAGTTGAGGTGCATCCGTTGGAATTATTGTACTTGGACAGAATTACCTTCGAGTTTTCGACCAAAAAAGTTAGTCTCTATTGATATGCCATTTAACAAGTTAAAGATATTGTGGGATGATGCAAGG CCTTTCATGAATCTGAAGATGATAAATGTCAACTATTCAGTGAACTTGAAAACAACTCCCAACTTCGGAAATTCTAAATCTATCAATAAGTTATTCTTTCGTGGTTGTGAAAGCTTGCTAAAAGTCCACCCATCGATTAGAGAGTTGACTGGTTTGGATGTTTTGGATTTGACAGAGTGCATTAAGATGAAAGTTTCTGCTGAAACACTTGGTCTGTCAAGTGAACTGCGCTGTTTGTATTTGGGTTATTGTGGCAATCTAAAACAATTGCCAAAGCAATTGGGTGGTATGAAATGGTTAAAGGAACTTGATGCAAGTCACACTGCAATAACGGAGCTGCCAGACTCAATTACTCAACTCAAGGAATTGGTTTATTTGAAATTGGATGGATGCAAGAAGCTTAAAAAGCTACCTGAGCAATTTGGGAATATGGTAGGCTTAAGGATATTTTGTGCAGTTTTTAGTGCAATTGAACAACTTCCAGATTCATCTGTAGGCCTTATCAATTTGGAGAGTCTGGATTTGAAAGGCTGCAAAAACCTTCGAAATCTTCCAAATAGCTTATGGAAGCTCGAGTCGCTTCGAGTACTTGATCTGGGAATGTGTTCAAAGCTGAAGCGATTGCCTAATGAATTGGAGAAGATGCAGTGTTTGGAAGAGTTGAATGCATCTTCGACAGGAATTGAAGAGGTACCAGATTCAGTTGGACTACTGAGTAGGTTAAGGGTATTGAATTTGGCTAATTGCAATAAGCTTAAATGTCTGCCGGACAGTGTATGGAATCTTACATCACTTACTCACTTAAATATTTTCCAAGAGAACATTGATAGAATTAATCTGCCCGAGAAAGTGAAAGATACAAAGTTGGTTGCTTTATCTCTATATTGTGATGTGATATTATGGCTGCCTGTGATTCTaagtttcttttctttgaaaCAATTAGTTCTTAGAGATGTGGGTGAGAGTTCAGGTTTAACCAAACCATTTAGTCTCTCCAAGCTTTACAACCTACAACACCTCTCATTGTATAACTGTAAATATTTTGGGTCATCGTTTCCGGAACTTCCTCTTAGTATGAGACACTTAAACCTACATAGGCATGCAACACTGGTACATCTACCCGATTTATCCGGCTTGAAAAAGTTAAGGAAGTTGGGGATAAACCGGTACACCAGCCTTCAATCACTTCCACCACTTCCTCCTCATCTTCAATCACTTAGAATTTATGAGTGCACAAGCCTAACACATCTATCAGATATGTCAATGTTGAATGAATTAAGTGATTTGCAATTTGGCAAGCTGAAATCACTTGGTTCGATAAAGAGTTTACCAGTCAGTATACATAATTTACTTATCGGTCTGTTACTGGTAATAGATGTAAGAAAACACTTCCTCCCTTTCTATAAAGTTGAGGTACCGAAGATTGCAGATTGGTTCAGCTACAAAAGCAGTGGGCGTACAGTCTCTTTTGATATCCCGACACTGTCAGCAGATAAGTTCTTAGGCCTTGCTCTTTCGGTTCTCTTCACAAGCAAATCTAATAGGCATAATTATAGCATGAAAGCTGATGTTACTAATATAACAAATGGTACAACCAGGTCCTGTCTGATTCCTGTATTTGCAGGCATTAAAGGGGAGGAAGTATATTATGTGGTAAAATGCATAAGAGGAGATTTCATTTCAATGAGAAGTGGAGATAGAATTAAGATTTTACTTCAACGGCAATTGTATAATCTTGGTGGAGATGAAGTTGTTGGTTATGAAGGAGGGAAGGTAGAGATGTTTGCGGCCCATGTGATAAAAAAAACAAGCTCCACCCCAGATTTTCCCTCGGTTTTGGAGGACCTGATAAACAGTTTTTACCCGAGAGCCAATAAATTGACACGTTGCCTATGTCTTTGTTGGCTTTTATTTATTCTTTGGTATCACTTCATTCTAATCTTAAATTTGTTTTAG